Proteins encoded in a region of the Pseudomonas mosselii genome:
- a CDS encoding putative toxin-antitoxin system toxin component, PIN family encodes MRVVLDTNILFSALISPHGAPDAIYRAWRAARFEVVTSRMQLDEIRRASRYPKLQAILQPAKVGAMINNLQRAVVLERLTIEVEADDPDDSFLLAMALAGDADYLVTGDRRAGLLQRGHIERTRIVTPAVFCAEVL; translated from the coding sequence ATGCGGGTCGTGTTGGATACCAACATCCTGTTCAGCGCACTGATCTCGCCGCATGGCGCGCCCGATGCGATCTACCGTGCCTGGCGGGCGGCGCGTTTCGAGGTAGTGACCTCGCGGATGCAGCTCGATGAAATCCGCCGAGCCAGCCGCTACCCCAAGCTCCAGGCCATCCTTCAGCCCGCCAAAGTGGGAGCCATGATCAATAACCTGCAACGGGCTGTGGTACTGGAGCGTCTGACCATCGAGGTCGAAGCCGATGATCCGGATGACTCGTTTCTGCTGGCCATGGCCCTGGCAGGCGATGCGGACTACCTGGTGACCGGTGATCGCCGCGCCGGCCTGCTGCAACGCGGGCACATCGAACGCACGCGGATTGTCACGCCCGCCGTGTTCTGCGCCGAGGTGCTGTGA
- a CDS encoding ribbon-helix-helix domain-containing protein codes for MNTIRWNVAVSADTDQSLRMFLASQGGGRKGDLSRFIEEAVRAHILELTAEQAKAANAHLSEAELTEAVDEALDWARKR; via the coding sequence ATGAATACGATTCGCTGGAATGTCGCCGTCTCGGCCGACACCGACCAGTCGCTTCGGATGTTTCTGGCCAGCCAGGGCGGTGGCCGGAAAGGCGACCTGTCGCGCTTCATTGAAGAGGCGGTGCGGGCCCACATCCTGGAACTGACGGCCGAACAGGCCAAGGCCGCTAATGCCCATCTGAGCGAGGCAGAGCTGACCGAAGCGGTTGACGAAGCGCTCGACTGGGCACGTAAGCGCTGA
- a CDS encoding TniQ family protein, producing MKSAPRWPLHPAPKEGEALSSWLNRVAACYQMDVHELLAHDLGHSQLDDLDTAPSLSLLTALCQRSGVELERLRSMSLAGWVPWLLDSLDDSVPAALETYTFQCAVLLPKRTRKVRSITRWRAWLPSQTIRRACPQCLNDPTNQAVLLVWQLPLMLSCPQHGCWLESYWGMPGRYLQWEIADAAPRPADDAIACMDRRTWQALTTGFVELPRRRVHAGLWFRLLRTLLDELNTPLSHCGSCSASIRHVWERCGHPLRAGQSLWRPYEILAPAVQWQMLEAAATAITLIESKALIPRGEQAALFQTEPHTGFTNGLPAKVPKPEPINHWQRAAQAIDEAIIEARHNPETARLLFTLASYGRRDPESLERLRTTFTKEGIPPEFLSHYEPEWPFAGLRLNDGLSDSF from the coding sequence GTGAAGTCCGCGCCGCGCTGGCCGCTGCATCCGGCACCCAAGGAAGGCGAAGCCCTGTCCTCATGGCTCAACCGGGTCGCCGCCTGCTACCAGATGGACGTGCACGAGCTGCTGGCCCACGATCTTGGTCACAGCCAACTTGATGACCTGGATACCGCACCATCCTTGTCGTTGCTGACGGCGCTCTGCCAGCGCAGTGGCGTCGAGCTGGAGCGGTTGCGCAGCATGAGTCTTGCAGGCTGGGTGCCGTGGCTGCTCGACAGTCTCGACGATTCGGTACCAGCAGCCTTGGAAACCTATACATTCCAATGCGCGGTGCTCCTGCCCAAGCGCACCCGCAAGGTGCGGTCCATCACTCGCTGGCGTGCCTGGCTACCGAGCCAGACGATTCGCCGGGCGTGTCCGCAGTGTCTGAACGATCCAACGAATCAAGCTGTGCTACTCGTCTGGCAGCTCCCCTTGATGCTGAGCTGCCCGCAGCATGGCTGCTGGCTGGAGTCCTACTGGGGCATGCCCGGCCGGTATCTTCAGTGGGAAATCGCCGATGCTGCGCCGCGCCCTGCCGATGACGCAATCGCCTGCATGGACCGGCGCACCTGGCAGGCGCTGACGACGGGTTTTGTGGAGCTGCCGCGTCGGCGTGTCCACGCCGGCTTGTGGTTCCGGCTGCTGCGCACCCTGCTTGATGAGCTGAACACGCCGCTCTCGCACTGCGGCAGTTGCTCGGCGAGCATCCGCCATGTCTGGGAGCGCTGCGGCCATCCGCTGCGCGCCGGGCAGAGTCTGTGGCGTCCCTACGAGATTCTGGCCCCGGCGGTGCAGTGGCAGATGCTGGAGGCGGCGGCCACCGCCATCACGCTGATCGAGTCAAAGGCGCTGATCCCGCGCGGGGAACAGGCCGCGCTGTTTCAGACGGAGCCGCACACTGGTTTCACCAACGGCCTGCCGGCGAAGGTGCCGAAGCCGGAACCCATCAACCACTGGCAACGAGCAGCCCAGGCCATCGATGAGGCCATCATTGAAGCGCGACACAACCCGGAGACGGCCCGCTTGCTGTTCACACTGGCGTCCTACGGGCGACGCGACCCCGAATCCCTGGAACGTTTGCGCACCACGTTCACCAAGGAGGGCATCCCGCCGGAGTTTTTGTCACATTACGAGCCTGAATGGCCGTTTGCAGGTCTTAGACTAAATGACGGGTTAAGTGACAGTTTTTGA
- a CDS encoding TniB family NTP-binding protein, with amino-acid sequence MDEYPVIDLSHLLPAAQGLARLPADERIQRIRADRWIGYPRAVEALNRLETLYAWPNKQRMPNLLLVGPTNNGKSMIVEKFRRAHPVGTDADQEHIPVLVVQMPSEPSVIRFYVALLAAMGAPLRPRPRLPEMEQLALALLRKVGVRMLVIDELHNVLAGNSVNRREFLNLLRFLGNELRIPLVGVGTREAYLAIRSDDQLENRFEPMLLPPWEANEDCCSLLASFAASLPLRRPSPIATLDMARYLLTRSEGTIGELAHLLVAAAVAAVESGEEAINHRTLSMADYIGPSERRRQFERELM; translated from the coding sequence GTGGACGAATATCCCGTCATTGACCTGTCCCACCTGCTGCCAGCGGCACAGGGTTTGGCCAGGCTGCCGGCAGACGAGCGCATCCAGCGCATTCGCGCCGACCGCTGGATCGGCTACCCGCGCGCGGTCGAGGCGCTGAACCGGCTGGAAACTCTGTATGCGTGGCCGAACAAGCAACGCATGCCAAACCTGCTGCTGGTCGGCCCCACCAACAACGGCAAGTCGATGATCGTCGAGAAATTCCGGCGGGCGCACCCGGTCGGCACCGACGCTGACCAAGAACATATCCCGGTGCTGGTCGTGCAGATGCCGTCAGAGCCATCGGTGATCCGCTTCTATGTCGCGCTGCTGGCTGCGATGGGCGCGCCGCTGCGCCCGCGCCCACGGCTGCCGGAAATGGAGCAACTGGCGCTGGCCCTGCTGCGCAAGGTCGGCGTGCGCATGCTGGTGATCGACGAACTGCACAATGTACTGGCTGGCAACAGCGTTAACCGGCGCGAGTTCCTCAACCTGCTGCGCTTCCTCGGCAACGAGCTGCGTATCCCCCTGGTCGGGGTCGGCACGCGCGAGGCGTACCTGGCCATCCGTTCGGACGATCAGTTGGAAAACCGCTTCGAGCCGATGCTGCTGCCGCCGTGGGAGGCCAATGAGGACTGCTGCTCGCTGCTGGCCAGCTTCGCGGCGTCACTCCCGCTACGGCGGCCATCCCCGATTGCCACGCTGGACATGGCCCGCTACCTGCTCACCCGGAGCGAAGGCACCATCGGCGAGCTTGCACATCTGCTGGTGGCGGCGGCCGTCGCCGCCGTGGAGAGTGGCGAGGAAGCGATCAACCACCGCACGCTCAGCATGGCCGACTACATCGGCCCCAGTGAGCGGCGGCGACAGTTCGAGCGGGAACTGATGTGA
- a CDS encoding Mu transposase C-terminal domain-containing protein, whose product MTSDTPPIAAQGVATLPDEAWAQARHRTEIIGPLAALEVVGHEAADEAAQALGLSRRQVYVLIRRARQGTGLVTDLTPGRSGGGKGKGRLPEPVERIIRELLQKRFLTKQKRSLAAFHREVAQACKTQKLPVPARNTVAQRIAGLHPAKIARSRGGQDAARPLQGAGGIPPEVTMPLEQVQIDHTVIDLIVVDERDRQPIGRPYLTLAIDVFTRCVLGMVVTLEAPSAVSVGLCLAHAACDKRPWLEGLNVEMDWPMSGKPRLLYLDNAAEFKSEALRRGCEQHGIRLDYRPPGQPHYGGIVERIIGTAMQMIHDELPGTTFSNPGQRGEYDSEKMATLTLRELERWLALAVGTYHGSVHNGLLQPPAARWAEAVERVGVPAVVTRPTAFLVDFLPVIRRTLTRTGFVIDHIHYYADALKPWIARRERLPAFLIRRDPRDISRIWVLEPEGQHYLEIHYRTLSHPAVTLWEQRQALAKLRQLGREQVDESALFRMIGQMREIVTTAQKATRKARRDADRRQHLKTSEPPAKPIPPDVDMADPQADNLPPAKPFDQIEEW is encoded by the coding sequence ATGACATCAGACACTCCACCGATTGCCGCGCAAGGCGTGGCCACCCTGCCCGACGAGGCATGGGCGCAAGCCCGGCACCGGACGGAAATCATCGGGCCACTGGCAGCGCTTGAGGTGGTCGGGCATGAAGCCGCCGATGAGGCAGCCCAAGCGCTGGGCCTGTCCCGGCGACAGGTATATGTCCTGATCCGTCGCGCCCGGCAGGGTACTGGCCTGGTAACAGACCTGACGCCCGGCCGATCCGGCGGCGGCAAAGGCAAGGGGCGCTTGCCGGAACCGGTCGAGCGCATCATCCGCGAGCTGCTGCAAAAGCGCTTCCTGACCAAGCAGAAACGCAGCCTGGCGGCGTTCCACCGCGAAGTCGCGCAGGCGTGCAAAACCCAGAAGCTGCCGGTGCCGGCGCGCAACACCGTGGCCCAGCGGATTGCCGGACTACACCCGGCGAAAATAGCCCGCAGCCGGGGCGGGCAGGACGCTGCCCGTCCCTTGCAAGGCGCGGGTGGCATTCCGCCCGAAGTCACCATGCCGCTGGAACAGGTGCAGATCGACCACACCGTCATCGACCTGATCGTGGTCGACGAGCGCGACCGGCAACCGATTGGCCGCCCATATTTGACCCTCGCCATCGACGTGTTCACGCGCTGCGTACTCGGCATGGTGGTCACGCTGGAAGCGCCGTCCGCCGTCTCGGTCGGCCTATGCCTCGCGCATGCCGCCTGCGACAAGCGGCCCTGGCTGGAAGGGCTGAATGTGGAAATGGACTGGCCGATGAGCGGCAAGCCCAGGCTGCTCTATCTGGACAACGCGGCCGAGTTCAAAAGCGAAGCGCTGCGCCGTGGCTGCGAACAGCATGGCATCCGGCTGGACTATCGCCCACCAGGCCAGCCGCACTACGGCGGCATCGTGGAACGGATCATCGGCACGGCGATGCAGATGATCCACGACGAATTACCGGGGACGACCTTCTCCAATCCCGGCCAGCGCGGCGAGTACGATTCCGAGAAGATGGCCACCCTGACGCTGCGCGAGCTGGAGCGCTGGCTCGCGTTGGCGGTAGGCACCTATCACGGCTCCGTGCACAACGGCCTGCTCCAGCCGCCGGCCGCGCGCTGGGCCGAGGCCGTGGAGCGCGTTGGCGTCCCGGCCGTCGTTACCCGCCCCACCGCGTTTTTGGTCGATTTCCTGCCGGTGATCCGCCGCACCCTGACCCGCACCGGCTTTGTCATCGACCACATCCACTACTACGCCGACGCCCTCAAGCCGTGGATTGCCCGGCGCGAGCGCTTGCCCGCCTTCCTGATCCGGCGCGATCCGCGCGACATCAGCCGCATCTGGGTACTGGAACCGGAAGGTCAGCACTATCTGGAGATCCACTACCGCACCTTGTCCCATCCGGCCGTCACCCTCTGGGAACAACGCCAGGCGCTGGCCAAATTGCGTCAGCTCGGGCGCGAGCAGGTGGACGAGTCGGCGCTGTTCCGCATGATCGGGCAGATGCGCGAGATCGTGACCACCGCCCAGAAGGCCACGCGCAAGGCGCGGCGCGACGCTGATCGCCGCCAGCACCTCAAGACGTCGGAGCCACCGGCCAAGCCCATACCGCCGGATGTGGACATGGCTGACCCGCAGGCAGACAACCTGCCGCCGGCCAAACCGTTCGATCAGATCGAGGAGTGGTAG